Below is a window of Desulfonispora thiosulfatigenes DSM 11270 DNA.
GAAAATGGTGGGAATTTCACCGGAGAAATATTATATAAAGATGAGGACATATTATCCTATGAAAAAGATAGTATAAGGAAAAATATAGGCATGGTGTTTCAAAAGCCTACCCCTTTTCCCTTTTCAATATACAAAAATTTAACTTATGCTCCTATATATTATGGGATAACAAGTAAAGCCGAATTAGATAAAATAGTGGAAACTAACCTTAAGGAAGCAGGACTTTTTGATGAGATAAATAAGGATTTACATATGTTAGCTACCAAATTATCCGGAGGCCAACAACAAAGACTTTGCATTGCAAGGGCTCTTACTGCAAAGCCAGAAGTTTTATTATTAGATGAACCTTGTTCCGCCTTAGATATTAAAAATATTCAAAATATAGAGGAAATGTTATTAAGGTTTTCAAGGGATTATACCATAATTATAGTAACTCATAATTTAGCTCAGGCTAAAAGAATATCTGATTATACAGCTTTTATATTAGATGGTGAATTAATAGAATATGAAAAAACAGAAAAGATATTTACAAATCCTATTGATAGTAGGACAAAAGAATATATAGAAGGAATATATGGATAAACTCAAATGGAGAAAAATTAACTCTTTTATAAATCTAAGGAATATCTAAATGACATGATAAACTAAAGTTGTAACAC
It encodes the following:
- a CDS encoding phosphate ABC transporter ATP-binding protein, whose translation is MDILKINNLFAGYGDKKVLKDVSMNIKRNKITAIIGPSGCGKSTFLTTLNRMIEENGGNFTGEILYKDEDILSYEKDSIRKNIGMVFQKPTPFPFSIYKNLTYAPIYYGITSKAELDKIVETNLKEAGLFDEINKDLHMLATKLSGGQQQRLCIARALTAKPEVLLLDEPCSALDIKNIQNIEEMLLRFSRDYTIIIVTHNLAQAKRISDYTAFILDGELIEYEKTEKIFTNPIDSRTKEYIEGIYG